In a genomic window of Desulfovibrio sp. TomC:
- a CDS encoding ParA family protein: MSVIIACSNNKGGSGKTCCSVTLAHALANRGKRVLVCDLDTQCNATSLLLRIGDTPRNSLYELLSGTAETADCIYPSKYEMVDVLPNVEEVAAMEFDLIKEADLKLPLLRDRLRPHADAKYDFVFLDCPPNLGFWTMSALISANLVISPTVSGSGFSLDGLLRTIKLIKEIQQDTNPGLRFFRLLINNVDRRTTMGKVTMAQLADKLGSEMIFSTTIPASAQFQQAEHLRETVLRQNTKGPGAKAYRALAQEVLDLVGG; the protein is encoded by the coding sequence ATGAGTGTGATCATCGCTTGCTCAAATAACAAGGGAGGGTCAGGGAAAACGTGCTGTTCCGTTACTCTAGCCCATGCACTCGCCAATCGGGGGAAAAGGGTACTCGTCTGCGACCTTGATACTCAATGCAACGCCACGTCTCTCCTGCTTCGGATAGGGGATACTCCACGAAATAGCCTCTACGAACTACTTTCGGGCACAGCCGAAACAGCCGACTGCATCTATCCATCGAAGTATGAAATGGTCGATGTCCTCCCCAATGTGGAGGAGGTCGCGGCTATGGAGTTCGACTTGATTAAGGAAGCTGACCTAAAGCTTCCATTACTACGCGATAGATTGCGTCCGCACGCCGACGCAAAGTACGACTTTGTCTTTCTGGACTGCCCACCCAACTTGGGGTTCTGGACCATGTCTGCCCTCATATCGGCCAATTTAGTCATCTCACCTACGGTTTCTGGGTCAGGTTTCTCACTGGATGGACTTCTGCGAACCATTAAATTGATCAAAGAGATTCAGCAGGACACAAACCCAGGCCTACGATTCTTCCGACTCCTCATCAACAATGTGGACCGCAGAACAACCATGGGGAAGGTCACTATGGCGCAACTGGCTGACAAGCTAGGATCAGAAATGATCTTCTCCACTACCATCCCAGCAAGCGCTCAATTCCAACAGGCCGAACACCTACGGGAGACGGTCTTGCGCCAGAACACTAAGGGACCTGGGGCAAAGGCGTATCGTGCTTTGGCCCAAGAGGTCTTGGATTTGGTCGGAGGCTGA
- a CDS encoding Fic family protein produces MIKTDSIRITPEFLAIIAECDEFKGAWRALGALAPERLNALRHVATIESIGSSTRIEGAKLSDREVERLLSDLKINSFITRDEQEVAGYAETMGTIFEVWPHIPLTENHIKQLHRDLLRHSEKDDRHRGGYKTLPNSVVAFDETGQQIGIIFETASPFDTPRLMAELVEWYIEARETRRLHPLLLIAVFVVVFLEIHPFQDGNGRLSRILTTLLLLQAGYTYVPYSSLESVIENSKEAYYLALRQTQGTIRTDTPNWQPWILFFLQALAQQKRRLAAKVEREKITLATLPELAAQIIEQARQHGRVTIGEMAKVTGASRNTLKVHFRRLVEQGHLTRYGTGKGSWYALP; encoded by the coding sequence ATGATCAAAACAGACAGCATCCGCATCACGCCGGAGTTTTTGGCGATAATCGCAGAATGTGACGAGTTTAAGGGCGCTTGGCGTGCCCTTGGCGCGTTGGCTCCCGAACGCCTGAACGCCCTGCGTCATGTCGCCACGATTGAAAGCATCGGGTCATCAACCCGGATTGAAGGGGCCAAGCTGTCTGACCGTGAGGTTGAACGCCTTCTTTCCGACCTTAAAATCAACTCTTTTATCACGCGTGACGAACAGGAAGTGGCCGGTTATGCGGAAACAATGGGAACGATCTTTGAGGTATGGCCCCACATTCCGCTCACTGAGAACCATATCAAGCAGCTTCACCGCGACCTTCTGCGCCACAGCGAAAAGGACGACCGCCACCGTGGGGGATATAAAACACTCCCGAACAGTGTCGTCGCGTTTGACGAGACAGGCCAGCAAATCGGCATCATCTTTGAGACAGCTTCGCCATTCGATACGCCAAGGCTAATGGCTGAGCTTGTCGAGTGGTATATCGAGGCCCGAGAAACGAGACGACTACATCCGCTTTTGCTGATTGCCGTATTTGTGGTTGTTTTTTTAGAAATTCACCCATTCCAAGACGGCAACGGTCGTTTGAGCCGTATTTTGACAACCCTTCTCTTGTTGCAGGCGGGCTATACTTATGTCCCTTATAGCTCTTTGGAAAGCGTCATAGAAAACAGCAAGGAGGCCTATTATCTTGCATTGCGCCAAACACAGGGGACGATCCGCACCGATACGCCGAACTGGCAACCTTGGATTTTGTTTTTTCTTCAAGCCCTAGCGCAACAAAAACGACGTCTAGCGGCTAAGGTGGAGCGAGAAAAAATCACGCTCGCGACGTTGCCAGAACTTGCGGCACAGATCATCGAGCAAGCGCGGCAACATGGGCGCGTTACGATTGGCGAAATGGCCAAAGTGACGGGGGCTAGTCGTAACACGCTAAAGGTGCATTTCCGGCGACTTGTTGAACAAGGGCATTTAACGCGTTATGGGACCGGGAAGGGCTCTTGGTATGCCCTCCCATAG
- a CDS encoding PP2C family protein-serine/threonine phosphatase, with amino-acid sequence MQAFGASDQGRVRRQNQDRFLVKEFPDGSMLLAVADGLGGQAGGDVAAQAVVDALARLEPDGGSSECLLALAVETAEHVIREKTLIDPRLEGMGSTATVAWVQDGFAVYAHLGDSRLYLWRKDILSQITTDHTFLQDFLDDGSITPEQAKTHPFRNILEKCVGCAGSEPDTGSIVLHEGDTLILCTDGLFKELQEADIATVMASNGTTQQMATTLLNQALAAGGRDNTTVIVMQSTPTSSNS; translated from the coding sequence ATGCAAGCATTCGGGGCGAGCGATCAAGGTCGGGTCAGACGCCAAAACCAGGACCGATTCCTGGTCAAGGAATTCCCAGATGGCTCCATGCTTCTGGCCGTGGCCGACGGCCTTGGCGGCCAGGCTGGGGGCGATGTGGCAGCCCAGGCGGTTGTTGACGCCCTGGCCCGTCTGGAACCAGACGGCGGGTCGTCGGAATGCCTCTTGGCCTTGGCCGTGGAGACGGCTGAGCACGTTATCCGTGAGAAAACATTGATTGACCCGCGTTTGGAAGGCATGGGTTCCACTGCCACCGTGGCTTGGGTACAAGACGGCTTTGCCGTTTACGCCCATCTCGGCGATAGCCGCCTCTATCTGTGGCGAAAGGACATCCTCTCTCAGATTACCACCGATCACACTTTTCTTCAGGATTTTTTGGATGACGGCAGTATCACCCCGGAACAAGCCAAAACACATCCTTTCCGGAATATACTGGAAAAGTGCGTTGGTTGCGCCGGGTCTGAGCCTGACACTGGGAGCATTGTCCTGCATGAGGGTGACACTCTCATTTTGTGCACAGACGGATTGTTCAAGGAGTTGCAAGAGGCGGACATCGCCACTGTCATGGCCTCGAACGGAACGACGCAGCAAATGGCGACCACATTACTCAATCAGGCCCTGGCGGCTGGTGGCCGAGACAACACCACCGTTATCGTGATGCAATCGACTCCGACATCCAGCAACAGCTGA
- a CDS encoding bifunctional serine/threonine-protein kinase/formylglycine-generating enzyme family protein, with the protein MADDEKKPLFEEGTVINDKWTILDHIATGGKGEVYLAKQRDLERRVALKIMSRAFLESLADDEAEVAVELERFRREVQVMARLRHPNILQVFDYDQVDIDGSPLNYLVMEYVPGPTLTQTMPEEGLGSDEATLKSWIREYFLPVCNGMEAVHAQGVIHRDLKPANVLIDDGTPKIADFGLAGGNVRDCVTQDHHIIGTLPYMAEEQFLDLNLADIRADVFSLGRVLFEAVAGKKALKKAKPFETVGLENPVTDFQKRLDRIIRQATAKKVAKRLPSIRSLRQTLEDLVVEAPVKETRQAAPHRTAWFVSAVVLAVLFGGGLLYHFLWQMPSRQIGQEAVNTEMTAPSSTPPAAPQSPSTAEAPAGHHPGEAAPQPPLAPGETPPPRFSGRNGSTFLMVPGGEISPGVDGAPDTVLVPSFYMQETQITNHQFVMFLNLVRDRVTIKEGAVSGEDGIWLLLGEISPWYEPITYRQGMFVMDPATAMNPVVRVSAKGARAFADFYGSRLPTVAEWRLAQRLGEDVGKTNSLAPSRVPFVLAQGMEMDGWWQERTPPKQKQVKPAVPTKPKQVKPAIPERKLFSVADAPANRLGIRGLGTNINEWTTMVIGTETHYFVTGGPPTDASLIEPLKRQSWEGFADVGFRTVIPMPQPQSSL; encoded by the coding sequence ATGGCTGATGACGAAAAAAAGCCTCTGTTTGAGGAAGGGACCGTCATTAACGACAAGTGGACGATCTTGGATCATATTGCCACTGGCGGCAAGGGCGAGGTCTACCTAGCTAAGCAGCGGGACCTGGAGCGGCGGGTGGCCTTGAAAATCATGTCCCGGGCGTTTCTGGAAAGCTTGGCGGACGACGAGGCGGAGGTGGCGGTTGAGCTGGAACGGTTTCGACGGGAAGTACAGGTCATGGCCCGACTGCGCCACCCCAATATCCTCCAGGTGTTCGACTACGATCAAGTGGATATCGACGGTTCTCCTCTGAATTATCTCGTCATGGAATACGTGCCAGGCCCGACCCTGACCCAGACCATGCCCGAAGAGGGTTTGGGGAGCGACGAAGCGACTCTCAAGAGCTGGATACGAGAATATTTCCTGCCCGTCTGCAACGGCATGGAGGCTGTACACGCCCAGGGCGTCATCCACCGCGACCTCAAACCCGCCAACGTGCTCATCGACGATGGGACGCCCAAGATCGCCGACTTTGGACTGGCCGGGGGTAACGTGCGCGATTGCGTGACTCAAGACCACCACATCATCGGCACCTTGCCCTACATGGCCGAGGAGCAGTTCCTGGACTTGAACCTAGCCGACATCCGGGCCGACGTCTTCTCCCTGGGGCGGGTTCTGTTCGAAGCCGTGGCTGGGAAAAAGGCCCTGAAAAAAGCCAAGCCGTTCGAAACGGTGGGGTTGGAAAACCCGGTCACCGACTTCCAAAAGCGCCTGGATCGGATCATCCGGCAGGCCACCGCCAAAAAGGTGGCCAAGCGCCTGCCATCAATCCGAAGCCTGCGCCAGACCCTAGAAGATCTTGTGGTCGAAGCCCCGGTCAAAGAGACCCGCCAGGCCGCCCCACACCGCACCGCTTGGTTTGTCTCCGCCGTCGTCCTGGCCGTGCTTTTCGGAGGAGGGCTGCTCTACCATTTCCTGTGGCAAATGCCGTCACGGCAGATTGGACAGGAAGCGGTGAATACGGAAATGACCGCGCCGTCCTCTACGCCACCTGCCGCGCCGCAGTCGCCGTCAACGGCGGAGGCCCCGGCCGGTCATCATCCCGGCGAGGCCGCTCCCCAGCCCCCCCTGGCCCCGGGCGAGACGCCACCTCCACGTTTTTCAGGACGAAACGGCTCGACATTTCTCATGGTTCCGGGCGGCGAGATTTCCCCTGGGGTCGATGGAGCGCCGGATACGGTGCTTGTGCCGTCGTTTTATATGCAGGAAACCCAAATCACCAATCATCAGTTCGTCATGTTCTTGAATCTGGTGCGCGACCGCGTCACAATCAAGGAAGGGGCGGTTTCTGGTGAAGATGGAATATGGCTGCTGTTGGGGGAGATCTCCCCTTGGTATGAGCCTATCACCTATCGGCAGGGCATGTTCGTGATGGACCCGGCCACGGCCATGAACCCCGTGGTCAGGGTCTCCGCCAAGGGAGCACGGGCTTTTGCCGACTTCTACGGTTCCCGCCTGCCCACGGTGGCCGAGTGGCGGCTGGCTCAACGATTGGGGGAAGATGTTGGAAAGACCAATTCGCTCGCACCGTCCCGAGTCCCTTTTGTGCTTGCTCAGGGCATGGAAATGGACGGATGGTGGCAGGAAAGAACCCCGCCCAAACAGAAACAGGTCAAACCAGCTGTTCCGACTAAACCGAAGCAAGTCAAACCGGCCATCCCGGAACGCAAGCTTTTTTCAGTGGCCGACGCACCGGCCAACCGGCTTGGCATCCGGGGGCTTGGGACAAATATCAACGAGTGGACCACCATGGTGATCGGTACAGAGACGCATTACTTTGTCACCGGCGGCCCGCCGACCGACGCATCCTTAATTGAACCGCTCAAGCGTCAGTCCTGGGAAGGCTTTGCTGACGTGGGATTTCGCACGGTCATCCCCATGCCCCAGCCCCAATCCTCATTGTAA